A single window of Eucalyptus grandis isolate ANBG69807.140 chromosome 1, ASM1654582v1, whole genome shotgun sequence DNA harbors:
- the LOC104441260 gene encoding switch 2-like, which translates to MEKRYFEGVQDCKEFQGELFGICNLFRDLSDKLFTSEIIELRGQQRLESETRLDAKHKSTEWGKSDVPQEEVSSTKIAENRKLYD; encoded by the exons atggaaaagagataCTTTGAGGGAGTGCAG GACTGCAAGGAGTTTCAGGGCGAGCTTTTTGGAATCTGCAATTTGTTCCGCGATCTGTCTGATAAACTTTTCACTAGTGAGATTATTGAACTACGTGGGCAACAAAGACTGGAAAGTGAAACACGCCTTGATGCAAAGCACAAGTCAACTGAATGGGGTAAAAGTGATGTTCCTCAAGAGGAAGTCAGCTCAACAAAGATCGCTGAAAATAGAAAGCTTTATGATTGA